The Aspergillus luchuensis IFO 4308 DNA, chromosome 6, nearly complete sequence genome segment TGGCCAAGAGCATCGTACTACTAGTCATTGACACAGAAATCTAAATTTTGTATTTCCAcaaatggtggtggtgaacaAAGCAAAACTACTACTGTTCGtagttatatatagtatcatcCGGGGCCAAGGCCGGGAATGTAAATCTTGGATTTAGTTCTATCCCGAGGCCAccaaaccatcatcaacgaaCAGGCAATTTGTTTTCATTGCCGAGTCAGATTAGGAACAGACAAACAGAGCAGAATGAGTCGTCAAGAGATGAAAATGGGTTAGAAGTATGCAACTGTACAAAAAGCTGAAACGCGAACCAACGCCAATCCCGGAAATTAGCTACTAATAATCCAATGCTCATGAAATTCTATACGCCTTCATCTCTCCCATtttgtttctgcttcttcttctccttagCCTCAGCATCAGCTTGTTTCCACGAGCCCGCGTAGTGATGCGTAACCAGCGCATCTCCTTGATCCTGGGGGTATCCGTTCTGGGACGCCGCAAAGGACACACCAGGCATGACTAGGACATCTCCAATGAGCTTGGGTTTCTTGATCCCATGGAAGTCGCGATCATCAACCGTCCGAcccagcagcttcttcagactGTCAAGGATTGCGATTGTCATGATCTTGGGCCCCGTCACATTAACAACATCGATGGGCAGCATTTCTAACGTCAGGTCTTTCACCTGCACCTTATTCATTAGAGCGATCTCATTGATCTGGGCTACAACAgagtccaccaccacctggAGGACGCGTGATGAGCGGGGTGCCGCGAAGACCCAGTTGCAGAACTGCGATGCGACTTCCGTTCCTTCCCCGCGCCATTCAAAATCGAACTCCAAGCCCACGATCATCTCGATCTTTGCATTCTTGTATTCAGTTGGAACCCAATCAGCCACGGGCTTATCGCAGGTAACGTCCAGATCACTCCAGACACCTCCCTCCGCGAGCACGAGCAGGTATCGCAGGAGATCCGCTTTCAGGATCGGGATCGGGAGGGTCTCGAAGACCTCGATAATATCTGGTCGCGAGGCATAATGAGTACGAACGAAGGTGGCAGCGGAGGCATCAGTCAAGAGCTCATATCGGAAGGATGGGTTCTTTTCGAGCCAACTGCTGATCCATTCGTCTTGGTCGTCGCTCAGGTGGGGATTCTTGGCGGATTGCCAAAGCTTGTCGGTTATACCGAAGatagcatcaccaccagcaatGTCAGCAATCGGGTTCGAGGTGGATGGATTACTGGTAGATACTGGTGACTTAGGGCGCGATGCTTCTTCCTTTGGAGGCTCGACTGGTTGTGGTACCTGAGATACCGGATCGGACTGTGACGTTGTCGGGGCTTGGGATTGCTGACGGAGTCGGCCCGGCAGTGGGTCCCACGTCAAAAAGAGCAGGCAGCTGAACACGAGCAGCGGGATCGTCAAGATAACAAAGCGCCCATAGCGCGAAGATTTTAGGGTGGAAGGGAGCATCGATGTTGGGCGAGATGAGGTGCTTTCATGGGGATGGGTGTTTAGGTGAGGAGAGATGAGAAATAATCTCGGCGCTCCAGGCCCCAGCGGAGAGCCGTCCATCTGTTTAAAAACAAGGTGGGATTACTACCATTGCCACGGTTCGAGGATCGCTCCATGATGGCTTAGCGCGGGCGCTAACAGCCAGGGAAATTGAGTTTGTGCTCCCACCAGGGTCATCAACGGTTTGTCTTGATTGGAGGGCAAAAAGATCCTTAGTCTTACTAGTGCCGGGTGTCACCGGAGAGGTGTCGCGAGGCTTTTAATTAACTTGAGAGGCACCGGCCCACCGCTAGTTGAATTGGTCAGAATCCTGGGAGGCCTGTGGCCTCGCTAGATAGTTATAATGCCATACCCTTGGGTTGCTCGAGCATCAAAGTGTGGCTGTATCACGGCCACGCGAGGTTTCGCTGCGCCAAGGCTCTGTTAGCCGGCATTAAGATACTAGTGGTGCCTCTTAGTGATGTTGGACAAGGAACGAATACATAAGCGCAATCTCCGCACAGGAAAATGAATAACCCGTTATATCTGGTAGTCTTTGTTTGGGCCCATGCACATCCTCCATATGTGAGGTGAGAGTATCCAAGGATCCAGTTGAATCGTCGGGTCTGTGAAATGATGGTGCGGCTTTTGATACCTGAAGTCCCTGCGGCATGGCAGGTACTCTCCTGGGTGATGCTGCTCTCCCTCCCGGGAAGCCTTGGTCAGACAACCACATTGAATACTTCTATTCAGGACAGTCCCCATTTTATGGGATGGTATCTGGGAACGACCAGTCAGTACTTGTTCACCACCTCGGTGCTATTCTGTTTGAGCTGAACATCATCGCTTACCCTGACCGTCAATTGCAGCCCAAGCCCTAACTGATGCGGGCACTTGGTCGACCTCCGGACAATATGCAGCCGGCTGCACCGCTTCTGTCACCTGTTCCTGGGCCACCGCATGTAGTGGGAACATACTTTACTACGATGTCGACAATAAAACCCTGGACTGGTATGTCTGAAATCATCAAATTTAGACGTTGAGACACGCTGTCGCTAATACACAACTCGACCTTATGTCTGACTAGTGGTTCCGAGTCCATGTCATGCCAAACCATGACCATCTATCAATCCGAACCCTACGCTACACCATCCGCATACAACCTCTTCTGTGCTGACTTTTGGTCTGCGTACACAATCTATCGAGAGCTGCCCGCAACGACGACCTCAGCCACATCAGCTACCTCAGGTAtatcccatcccattccaTTGCCTCTTAGACACAATGAGACTCACCAGAACTTTGCCACGTAGAATCCACAGCCAGTGCAACCACCGCACCGATCACCTCCATGGCCACACAAACCAGTTCCGCGACCCAAACCTCGACCGCTTCACCgtcttcaacatccacatcttctTCCGGAAAGAGCCAAGCGTGGATTGCGGGCCCTGTAGTCGGCGCTGTGGTAGGCGTTGGTGCTATTGCAGCTGCAGTGATCTTCTTCCTACGCCGCCGGATAACCCGAAGCCCTCAGGCCATGGAGTACCAAAGTGTCTCTCCGGGAGCGCGGACGGTTTCCGAGCTGCCGACAGAAAGCCTCACGGGGATGGTGCACGAAATGCCCTCTACCTCCACAAGCCGGGTGGGGCCATACGAGCTGAGTTGAAACCGGAATAATATTAacgataattataatagtatcAAGCACTATAGTGGTAATTATGAGACTCTGTGCATGGCCTCAATGGCTTTTTCGTGTGATCCTTTTCTCGGATCCTGGTCGACGCCACCTAACAAACCTGAGACCTGCTACACCCCCTTACCATGGATAAGTAAATATTCAGCCCCAAACTGCACAATGTCCAATTTTATTCCTGGCAGTATATTAGCCGTGATATGCTGCTTCTCATATTGTAGGTTTGGCATGTACAGAGGTCCGATCGCCACTTGGCCAAATTCTACCCTATCGGTGCAGGTACAAGATATTGAGAGGTAGCAAGATGCCTATGCTCGTATATCAAACTCAATGATAATCTTAGCACTCGTATGCCCAGGTTCTTGAGATCTTTATTTACTTCGGATAGATCATTTCGTCTTAGTCATGCAGGTACTTGAAGGCCGCATAAGAATGGTTAATCAagctagataattattaGGTCACATGTGTGATTGGACGGCTACGAGATATTCCCAGCAATTCATTAGTTAAACTGCTTCCGCGCACAAAAAGGCGAGCGAACAACCATCGCTATCCGAACAGACAGGGGTGGAGGTACAAGTTTTGGCCAGGGGGTGTTCATTTTAGCCAATAGACACTAGACACTTACAACGGACAATATAATAAGCGGCTAACAATATAATTTAGGGGTCACGATAGGGAGCGTAAAATTAACACGAGGCCCACGTTACACGCTAAATGTTGTGTTGCCCAAGCCTAACTTTGGGCGAGTCATGATTTGCTCGCGCTAGTGCTTACGCCTCCAATCCCTCCGAGCATCAGCCCTGGCTGCTGATAACATCGATGGAACGTCCGATTTTAGGTTTTAAGCAGGCTGAGCCATGATCTCTAACGTCTATTAGCTGTACATGcaaaatatagattatatatatgaatcTTAGGCGGCTATACGTGAGTGTTCGATCAGTCGCTCATTGGTTGTGGGATCAACGCCCTGTCTGACAAGCTGTACTGTAAACGGAATGGTTCATTCATGGGGGTCATTATGGCGCTTGCGCTAGATTTATAATGAACAGCGATCGACATTGTAGCAACCATTATTCGTACGCTAAGTCAATTGGCTAGATTAGAGGAGATAAGTCATTTTTGCTCTATAATTTTCGCCCCACTCAAACATGGCAGTCGGCTCCCAAATAAATTTTCCATGCTCATATACATGTCACTCTGAATTATCCGTATGATCATAGAATTTCCAAAGACCAAAGTGTCAATGTTTTCCTCGCACATGGCAACAATCTCCACCTATAAATTTGAGCCGCCTCTTTGATAGGTCATATCCCCTGAAACGTGCAAAAATTTCCGAGATTTTAAAAAAACCCCCTCATGTCTAGGAAACATCGTATCGtccagaaaggaaaagatgtTGAATATATTGCCTTGTTATAAGCACCCCCCCCTCAATCGTTGTTTTTATCTCCATTTGAAGCGCCATATAGACAAGTCTAGGAGAGAACCCTACAAATACTACTATGCTAGAGTAGGAGATCAAGTTTTGCTAAGGGTCTTTGGCTATCATAACTAAAGGGTTAGGACTAATGTAGAATGgccttatatattttcagttCTGTTCAAGGACATCCTGTGATTGGCGTCACTGATCATCATCGCTTAATTTGTCATAGATCCTCAATCGTATGAATATGTTCCAAACAGAAATTGTATATCTACCTAACACCCTTCCTTTGTCCTCTGAACCAATTCTCGAATTGTGTCTCCCAACTCATCGATCACTGGCCCTCCACGTGGAATGGTATGTCCCTTGCCAGTATCAAAGAAGTAAGCGCTATCAGGATCACAGATGTTGTATAGACAGTCCGCGGCTATCCTAAAAGGGTCTATTCGTGTAAAAGCGAGCCATTAGCCAACGGTCAAACATGCCCATATATCACAAGGGAAACACACCATTTGCGCCAACGATATGGACAGTGGGGAGGTCGATCATCTCCTCTTGTTCATCGGCAAATATAAATCCATTCTCCGCTTTGACTGGGGGGATCCCGGCGAGAAAGATCGCGCACTTAATCTGCCGCGTGCGGCCGGTCTCCCGCTCCCTCCTCTGTTCGCGCAAGATATATGCCGCCCCAACAGTCGCCCCTTCACTGTATCCCAGGAGACCCTCGATATCGGGATTTTTCTCCAGTATCTCTTCAATGTAACTCAGAACATCTTCATAGTTGACCCAGGAAAGCTCAGGAGGTATAAGCGATCGAAAGGTATCCTCTGGAGTACCAAGTTGTTTGTTTCGCGCCCCGCGGACAGTGTCGTAGATGGCATCAATACCAACGCCAACGTAATTCAGCCAGCGGTAgtggggtgggtgaccaAAATATTCTATGTAGCCTGGGCTCTGTCAGCCATACCTCAGTTTATTCATAGATTGGTGTGGCGAACTCATGTCGCACCTCCAGGGGCAGTTGTGGCATGTGGCGCATTCACGCAATAAAATGAAGCGGTATTATCGTCCGCCAGGTTTTTCTGCAAAGGCCCTAGTCACACATGAGTTAGCGGCTGAGAGCCTCCCTGGTAGCAATCGTTCTCATACCTAACTGAGCACTGAGTGTCTGCGACTTGATATCAGTACAGTGGCGTACAGTATTCTTCGCAGAGAAAATTACGACTTACATCAGCACTGGTTATGGAGCCGTGGAGGCATAGAAATCGCATTGTTCTatagat includes the following:
- a CDS encoding glycosyltransferase family 32 protein (CAZy:GT32;~COG:M;~EggNog:ENOG410PVFZ;~InterPro:IPR029044,IPR007577,IPR039367;~PFAM:PF04488;~TransMembrane:1 (o45-66i);~antiSMASH:Cluster_6.4;~go_function: GO:0000009 - alpha-1,6-mannosyltransferase activity [Evidence IEA]), with product MDGSPLGPGAPRLFLISPHLNTHPHESTSSRPTSMLPSTLKSSRYGRFVILTIPLLVFSCLLFLTWDPLPGRLRQQSQAPTTSQSDPVSQVPQPVEPPKEEASRPKSPVSTSNPSTSNPIADIAGGDAIFGITDKLWQSAKNPHLSDDQDEWISSWLEKNPSFRYELLTDASAATFVRTHYASRPDIIEVFETLPIPILKADLLRYLLVLAEGGVWSDLDVTCDKPVADWVPTEYKNAKIEMIVGLEFDFEWRGEGTEVASQFCNWVFAAPRSSRVLQVVVDSVVAQINEIALMNKVQVKDLTLEMLPIDVVNVTGPKIMTIAILDSLKKLLGRTVDDRDFHGIKKPKLIGDVLVMPGVSFAASQNGYPQDQGDALVTHHYAGSWKQADAEAKEKKKQKQNGRDEGV
- a CDS encoding uncharacterized protein (COG:S;~EggNog:ENOG410PTJI;~SECRETED:SignalP(1-30);~TransMembrane:1 (n12-25c30/31o196-220i);~antiSMASH:Cluster_6.4); amino-acid sequence: MMVRLLIPEVPAAWQVLSWVMLLSLPGSLGQTTTLNTSIQDSPHFMGWYLGTTTQALTDAGTWSTSGQYAAGCTASVTCSWATACSGNILYYDVDNKTLDCGSESMSCQTMTIYQSEPYATPSAYNLFCADFWSAYTIYRELPATTTSATSATSESTASATTAPITSMATQTSSATQTSTASPSSTSTSSSGKSQAWIAGPVVGAVVGVGAIAAAVIFFLRRRITRSPQAMEYQSVSPGARTVSELPTESLTGMVHEMPSTSTSRVGPYELS
- a CDS encoding uncharacterized protein (COG:S;~EggNog:ENOG410PII3;~InterPro:IPR005645,IPR029058;~PFAM:PF03959;~antiSMASH:Cluster_6.4), translated to MRFLCLHGSITSADTLSAQLGPLQKNLADDNTASFYCVNAPHATTAPGGYIEYFGHPPHYRWLNYVGVGIDAIYDTVRGARNKQLGTPEDTFRSLIPPELSWVNYEDVLSYIEEILEKNPDIEGLLGYSEGATVGAAYILREQRRERETGRTRQIKCAIFLAGIPPVKAENGFIFADEQEEMIDLPTVHIVGANDPFRIAADCLYNICDPDSAYFFDTGKGHTIPRGGPVIDELGDTIRELVQRTKEGC